One segment of Colias croceus chromosome 15, ilColCroc2.1 DNA contains the following:
- the LOC123697781 gene encoding glutathione S-transferase C-terminal domain-containing protein homolog: MVNILYLEANSSLDEYNTSSSLKVSIESLITYCVYKYCSPKDIDINFVHNNRSNSVNTFDLRIEKGVVVNQQDIPWQVASCVFPVVLYEDTIITGLCAVARHVSKYRVLPESTFEHHEGLLGFRKSCLQAPNEVSIWTKFCEVDIIKTVSSLFEVTNLNELPVNLVKFENHLHKPVRVHNIYKVARKLKKDNEIKNQNDDNDKNNDTGQLEKQRAPKPRKWKSNKKKNVELDCAAKLEKLDISHQFAEGPFLSLADILLLPSYTILMKLLGKAIFMEYLTLTYKWYNNLVDIPEMKEIMGVLEPLHIETLPFEELTLPETEDVSLYQKDPKRHNPRKRLFTKPEDIERALSSVTEDLELTVQANNMDDGVDWDTIPSGANPSAGHLPVERVNRKSQQLENLTLAVTAMAKEGDLIVDFCSGSGHLGILIAHLLPKCTVILLENKEKSLLRARNRAHEMGLTNVYFFQCNLDFYIGKFHIGVALHACGIASDLVLDKCLQANAKFVLCPCCYGSLHATDRLIYPRSRKFKSVSIDQYLCIGHTADQTHKEHPLSVRGARCMAIIDSDRGQLAEEHGYKVTLSRLKPLSCTPKNNLLIGVPN; the protein is encoded by the coding sequence atggtaaatattttatatttagagGCCAATAGTAGTTTAGATGAATATAATACATCTTCATCACTGAAAGTGTCCATAGAATCTCTTATTACCTATTGTGTGTACAAATACTGTTCTCCCAAAGACATCGATATTAACTTTGTGCACAATAATAGAAGTAACAGTGTAAATACTTTCGATTTAAGAATTGAAAAGGGTGTTGTTGTTAACCAGCAAGATATCCCTTGGCAAGTAGCATCTTGTGTGTTCCCTGTAGTGCTATATGAGGACACGATTATAACAGGCCTGTGTGCAGTTGCGAGACATGTTTCTAAATATAGAGTCTTACCAGAGTCTACATTTGAACATCATGAAGGTTTACTAGGCTTTCGTAAAAGCTGTCTACAAGCTCCTAACGAAGTATCCATATGGACAAAGTTTTGTGAggttgatattataaaaacagttTCAAGTTTATTTGAAGTGACTAACCTAAATGAATTACCAGTAAATTTGGTCAAATTTGAGAATCATTTACACAAACCAGTaagagtacataatatttataaagttgcaagaaaattaaagaaagaTAATGAGATAAAGAATCAGAATGATGATAATGATAAAAACAATGATACAGGACAACTTGAGAAACAAAGAGCACCAAAACCAAGAAAGtggaaatcaaataaaaagaaaaatgttgaGTTAGATTGTGCTGCTAAATTAGAAAAATTGGATATAAGTCATCAATTTGCTGAAGGTCCTTTTTTAAGTCTTGCTGACATACTTTTGTTACCATCATACACTATTCTTATGAAATTATTAGGTAAAGCTATTTTTATGGAGTACCTGACACTAACATATAAATGGTATAACAATTTAGTTGATATCCCTGAAATGAAAGAAATTATGGGAGTTTTAGAGCCTTTGCATATTGAAACTTTACCTTTTGAAGAATTAACTTTACCTGAAACTGAAGATGTAAGTCTTTATCAAAAAGATCCTAAGAGACATAATCCTAGAAAGAGGCTCTTCACAAAACCTGAAGATATTGAAAGGGCTTTGAGTTCTGTTACGGAAGACTTAGAACTAACAGTTCAGGCTAATAATATGGATGATGGTGTTGATTGGGACACAATTCCTAGTGGTGCAAATCCCTCAGCAGGACATTTACCTGTTGAAAGAGTGAATAGGAAGTCACAGCAATTAGAAAACTTAACATTGGCAGTTACTGCTATGGCAAAAGAGGGAGATTTGATTGTAGACTTCTGCAGTGGCAGTGGACATTTAGGAATTCTAATAGCACACCTCTTACCAAAATGTACAGTAATTTTACTagaaaataaggaaaaatctttattaagaGCTAGAAACAGAGCCCATGAGATGGGCTTAACAAATGTATACTTCTTTCAAtgtaatttagatttttacaTAGGGAAATTTCATATTGGTGTTGCCCTTCATGCTTGTGGTATAGCCAGCGATTTAGTGTTGGACAAATGTTTGCAAGCCAATGCTAAATTTGTTTTGTGTCCTTGTTGCTATGGCTCCCTCCATGCTACAGACAGATTAATATATCCAAGAAGTAGGAAATTCAAGAGTGTGTCAATAGACCAATATTTGTGTATTGGTCATACAGCTGATCAAACTCACAAAGAGCATCCTTTGAGTGTGAGGGGTGCAAGGTGCATGGCTATCATAGATTCTGACAGAGGTCAACTCGCTGAAGAACATGGTTATAAAGTAACTTTATCTAGGCTGAAACCATTGTCATGCACCCCTAAAAACAACTTATTGATTGGGGTGCCAAACTGA
- the LOC123697779 gene encoding guided entry of tail-anchored proteins factor 1-like produces MIEILNGFLLIYFLILCTLSALVPILVKPIVACFSRPSYEERKLWDEILTLKSEQKQISMKDEFAAYSKLQRKINKLESELKENSQTRLSKSVAVKGTVHIILQAVIAFIVIISVICFRREPIVALHANLFPFSTILKYPSETPNAISTHMWVIMSNISIRTLLKPIVP; encoded by the exons atgatTGAGATTTTGAATGGATTCCtccttatttactttttaattttatgtacacTGAGTGCATTAGTTCCCATTCTAGTCAAACCG ATTGTAGCCTGCTTCTCTCGACCGTCTTATGAAGAACGCAAGCTTTGGGATGAAATATTAACACTAAAGAgtgaacaaaaacaaatttctATGAAGGATGAGTTTGCTGCATATTCCAAATTACAAAGAAAGATAAACAAGCTAGAAAGTGAACTGAAAGAAAATTCACAGACGAGACTCAGCAAGAGCGTAGCAGTCAAAGGAACAGTTCATATTATCCTGCAAGCTGTGATtgcttttattgttataatttcagTGATATGTTTCCGACGTGAGCCGATAGTAGCTTTACATGCAAATCTGTTTCCATTTTCtacaatattgaaatatcCAAGCGAGACCCCAAATGCCATCTCAACTCACATGTGGGTGATTATGTCCAATATATCAATAAGGACATTGTTGAAACCTATTGTGccttaa